Proteins from a single region of Candidatus Effluviviaceae Genus I sp.:
- a CDS encoding tyrosine recombinase XerC, which yields MAKLAEAFAAELETRNLSPHTLSAYRRDLEQFRRFLVDLARDEEPTVAHLTPRATRRFVASLAASRFARRSVRRKLAALKSFARYLASEGVIETNPTVGLAGPKLERRLPVFLSAGETERLFGAAPGNAPAALRDRAILELFYSTGVRLSELTALRIGDLDFAGRTVRVMGKGRRERIVPFGRAAADAVRRHLAASGRSSRGDAVFAGPSGARLCGRTVQRIVARELARVSEARRVSPHVLRHTFATHMLNAGADLRAVQELLGHASLSSTQIYTHVTTERLKEVYRRAHPRA from the coding sequence ATCGCGAAGCTCGCCGAGGCGTTCGCCGCCGAGCTCGAGACGCGCAACCTCTCGCCCCACACGCTCTCCGCCTACCGGAGGGACCTCGAGCAGTTCCGGCGGTTCCTCGTGGACCTCGCGCGCGACGAGGAGCCGACGGTCGCGCACCTGACGCCCCGGGCGACGCGGAGGTTCGTCGCCTCGCTCGCCGCGTCGCGCTTCGCGCGGAGGTCGGTGCGGCGCAAGCTGGCCGCGCTCAAGTCCTTCGCGAGGTACCTCGCCTCCGAGGGCGTCATCGAGACGAACCCGACCGTCGGCCTCGCGGGGCCGAAGCTGGAGAGAAGGCTCCCGGTCTTCCTGTCGGCGGGCGAGACCGAGCGGCTCTTCGGCGCCGCGCCCGGGAACGCCCCCGCGGCGCTTCGCGACCGGGCGATCCTCGAGCTCTTCTACAGCACCGGCGTCCGGCTGTCCGAGCTCACGGCCCTCAGGATCGGCGACCTCGACTTCGCGGGGCGGACGGTGCGCGTGATGGGCAAGGGGCGCCGCGAGCGCATCGTCCCGTTCGGCCGCGCCGCGGCCGACGCCGTCAGGCGTCACCTCGCCGCGTCCGGGCGCTCGTCGCGCGGGGACGCGGTGTTCGCGGGACCGTCGGGGGCGCGCCTCTGCGGGCGGACGGTGCAGAGGATCGTCGCCAGAGAGCTTGCGAGGGTCTCCGAGGCGAGGCGGGTGAGCCCCCACGTGCTCAGGCACACGTTCGCCACGCACATGCTGAACGCGGGCGCCGACCTGCGCGCCGTGCAGGAGCTCCTGGGACACGCCAGCCTCTCGAGCACGCAGATCTACACGCACGTGACGACGGAGCGCCTGAAGGAAGTGTACCGGCGGGCGCACCCGCGGGCCTGA
- the topA gene encoding type I DNA topoisomerase, which translates to MSKALVIVESKAKAKTINKFLGRTYTVKASIGHVRDLPKKELGIDVENGFAPTYVTIRGKGNVLKELKDAAAKSDMVYLASDFDREGEAIAWHIVQQLRLPAKKVRRVVFNEITKRAILEAMERPGDIDMHKVDAQQARRVMDRLVGYKVSPVLWRTIYRGLSAGRVQTVALRLICEREEEIKRFVPKEFWTIDAVFWTASGAEVEARLERIDGAKPKLGNGLDAERVAARARSAAFTVSKVDRRERRVSSLPPFITSTLQRDAANRLRFSSKRTMAIAQSLYEGLPIGGETTGLITYMRTDSTRVAEEAIAEARAHVEATLGKDHLPAEPRRYRAGKGAQDAHEAIRPTSVARTPDSLRGDLSPEQLRLYELIWRRFVASQMSPAVYENTTVSIEGDGLLFQASGSVPRHAGWTAVYPAVWKDVKELPALSEGERATLESAAANQRFTKPPARYSEATLIKELEAKGIGRPSTYATIVDTLKKRQYVNLEKRLFMPTALGCTVWNLLGHGFPDIFDVQFTARMEGELDRVEAGEDGWVSVVRDFYDPFSSRLTEVEGRIDELKRSLITETDRRCEKCGAPMVERWGRNGRFLACSSYPKCKFTMPLDGKERRQYDVRCDRCGAPMQAKHGRFGEFLGCTKYPECKGTAPLPTGVACPKQGCEGVLVARRTKRGKTFYGCSAYPKCDFAVWDKPVPVSCPSCQAGFMVKRKAKDGGSELVCLECGERTTGETEAPGDEEA; encoded by the coding sequence ATGAGCAAGGCGCTCGTCATCGTCGAGTCCAAGGCGAAGGCGAAGACCATCAACAAGTTCCTGGGGCGGACGTACACCGTCAAGGCGTCCATCGGGCACGTGCGCGACCTGCCCAAGAAGGAGCTCGGGATCGACGTGGAGAACGGCTTCGCGCCGACCTACGTCACGATCCGCGGCAAGGGGAACGTTCTCAAGGAGCTGAAGGACGCCGCCGCGAAGTCGGACATGGTCTACCTGGCCTCCGACTTCGACCGCGAGGGCGAGGCCATCGCGTGGCACATCGTCCAGCAGCTTCGGCTCCCCGCGAAGAAGGTCCGGCGCGTCGTCTTCAACGAGATCACGAAGCGGGCGATCCTCGAGGCGATGGAGCGTCCCGGCGACATCGACATGCACAAGGTGGACGCCCAGCAGGCGCGGAGGGTCATGGACCGGCTCGTCGGATACAAGGTGAGCCCGGTCCTGTGGCGGACGATCTACCGCGGCCTGTCGGCGGGCAGGGTGCAGACCGTCGCCCTCAGACTCATCTGCGAGCGCGAAGAGGAGATCAAGCGGTTCGTCCCGAAGGAGTTCTGGACGATCGACGCCGTCTTCTGGACGGCGTCGGGGGCCGAGGTCGAGGCCCGGCTCGAGCGCATCGACGGAGCGAAGCCGAAGCTCGGCAACGGCCTCGACGCGGAGCGCGTCGCCGCGCGCGCGAGGAGCGCCGCCTTCACGGTCTCGAAGGTCGACCGGCGCGAGCGCCGCGTGAGCTCGCTCCCGCCGTTCATCACGAGCACGCTGCAGCGCGACGCGGCGAACCGGCTCCGCTTCTCGTCGAAGCGGACGATGGCGATCGCGCAGTCGCTCTACGAGGGGCTCCCGATCGGCGGCGAGACGACGGGACTCATCACGTACATGCGCACGGACTCGACGCGCGTCGCCGAGGAGGCGATCGCCGAGGCGCGCGCCCACGTCGAGGCGACGCTCGGGAAGGACCACCTCCCGGCCGAGCCCAGGAGGTACCGCGCCGGGAAGGGCGCGCAGGACGCGCACGAGGCCATCCGTCCGACGTCCGTCGCGCGCACGCCGGACTCGCTGCGCGGCGACCTGAGCCCCGAGCAGCTCAGGCTGTACGAGCTCATCTGGAGACGGTTCGTCGCCTCGCAGATGTCGCCGGCGGTCTACGAGAACACGACCGTGTCGATCGAGGGCGACGGCCTGCTCTTCCAGGCCTCCGGCTCGGTGCCGCGTCACGCGGGCTGGACGGCGGTGTACCCGGCCGTGTGGAAGGACGTCAAGGAGCTCCCCGCGCTGAGCGAGGGCGAACGCGCGACGCTCGAGTCCGCGGCGGCAAACCAGCGCTTCACGAAGCCGCCCGCGCGCTACTCGGAGGCCACGCTCATCAAGGAGCTCGAGGCGAAGGGGATCGGCCGGCCGAGCACGTACGCGACGATCGTCGACACGCTCAAGAAGCGCCAGTACGTGAACCTCGAGAAGCGGCTCTTCATGCCGACCGCGCTGGGCTGCACGGTGTGGAATCTCCTGGGCCACGGGTTCCCGGACATCTTCGACGTGCAGTTCACCGCCCGCATGGAGGGCGAGCTGGACCGCGTCGAGGCCGGCGAGGACGGGTGGGTCTCGGTCGTCCGCGACTTCTACGACCCCTTCAGCTCGCGGCTGACCGAGGTCGAGGGAAGGATCGACGAGCTCAAGCGGTCGCTCATCACCGAGACCGACAGGCGCTGCGAGAAGTGCGGCGCGCCGATGGTCGAACGCTGGGGACGCAACGGCCGGTTCCTCGCCTGCTCAAGCTACCCGAAGTGCAAGTTCACCATGCCGCTCGACGGCAAGGAGCGGCGCCAGTACGACGTCCGGTGCGACCGCTGCGGCGCCCCGATGCAGGCCAAGCACGGGCGCTTCGGCGAGTTCCTCGGCTGCACGAAGTACCCCGAGTGCAAGGGCACCGCGCCGCTCCCGACCGGCGTCGCGTGCCCGAAGCAGGGGTGCGAGGGCGTGCTGGTCGCGAGGCGGACGAAGCGCGGCAAGACCTTCTACGGGTGCAGCGCGTATCCGAAGTGCGACTTCGCGGTCTGGGACAAGCCCGTCCCGGTGAGCTGCCCGTCGTGCCAGGCGGGCTTCATGGTGAAGCGGAAGGCGAAGGACGGCGGAAGCGAGCTCGTCTGCCTCGAGTGCGGCGAGCGGACGACCGGAGAGACCGAGGCGCCCGGTGACGAGGAAGCCTAG
- a CDS encoding NHL repeat-containing protein gives MRTLALAFVAVVIAGLPPRADAGRDSSVLIHPPFRHSLGFRKVTPLHVFLYLGARTRFDEPGAIAAVKLRSEDDPRTARDDDELTVFGLNAGRCQVLYNTSLTSADLYGACGAGEGQFRGPSGIAADEEGNVFVADPGNDRIVRLAYRDRRLRFVRNLSGTGPGEGRFSRPSGVAVGASGTLYVADTGNDRIVLTTPAGAFVGSFSGDAAAGVTLDGPSAVAVVEAADEWTALARDAIVAVDRGGTRILSFARDGRLIATARSEALPFPNARFHQVAIDFYGSVYATDTGRSQIHKLDAALTYVASHGGREGGRSELDEPRGITIWRRFGQVFVTERTGAQYFWIGTEVRDLEARVVRPPGGPAEIELSYTLVETSRVTVELLGPRGEVVRTLLGRRRRPIGRNAERLEAPGVAAGRYTLRVMAAPTYSAGSHFQDTAETAIQL, from the coding sequence GTGAGGACGCTCGCCCTGGCGTTCGTCGCCGTCGTCATCGCGGGTCTGCCGCCGCGCGCGGACGCGGGCCGCGACTCGTCCGTGCTCATCCACCCGCCCTTCCGCCACTCCCTCGGCTTCCGCAAGGTGACGCCGTTGCACGTGTTCCTCTATCTCGGTGCGCGCACCCGCTTCGACGAGCCGGGCGCCATCGCCGCCGTGAAGCTGCGGTCGGAGGACGACCCCCGCACGGCGCGCGACGACGACGAGCTCACCGTGTTCGGCCTCAACGCCGGGCGCTGTCAGGTGCTCTACAACACGTCGCTGACGAGCGCAGACCTCTACGGTGCGTGCGGGGCGGGCGAGGGGCAGTTCCGCGGGCCCTCGGGAATCGCCGCCGACGAGGAGGGGAACGTCTTCGTCGCGGACCCCGGCAACGACCGCATCGTCCGTCTCGCGTACCGCGACCGCCGGCTGCGGTTCGTTCGGAACCTGAGCGGGACCGGGCCCGGCGAGGGCCGGTTCTCGCGGCCGTCCGGCGTCGCGGTCGGGGCCTCGGGCACGCTGTACGTCGCGGACACCGGAAACGACCGCATCGTCCTCACGACGCCCGCCGGAGCGTTCGTGGGATCGTTCTCCGGCGACGCCGCGGCCGGGGTGACGCTCGACGGGCCGTCCGCCGTCGCCGTCGTCGAGGCGGCCGACGAGTGGACGGCGCTCGCGCGTGACGCGATCGTCGCGGTGGACCGCGGCGGCACGCGCATCCTGTCCTTCGCGCGCGACGGCCGCCTCATCGCGACAGCGCGCTCGGAGGCGCTGCCCTTCCCGAACGCTCGCTTCCACCAGGTCGCCATCGACTTCTACGGCAGCGTGTACGCCACCGACACCGGTCGCTCGCAGATCCACAAGCTCGACGCCGCGCTCACGTACGTCGCCTCGCACGGAGGGCGCGAAGGCGGCCGGAGCGAGCTGGACGAGCCCCGCGGCATCACGATCTGGCGGCGGTTCGGGCAGGTGTTCGTCACGGAGCGGACCGGCGCGCAGTACTTCTGGATCGGCACGGAGGTGCGCGACCTTGAGGCGCGCGTCGTGCGCCCGCCCGGCGGACCGGCCGAGATCGAGCTTTCGTACACGCTGGTCGAGACGTCGCGCGTCACCGTCGAGCTCCTCGGACCGCGGGGCGAGGTCGTCCGCACGCTTCTCGGCCGGCGGAGGAGACCCATCGGCAGGAACGCCGAACGCCTCGAGGCCCCCGGGGTGGCAGCGGGCCGCTACACGCTCCGCGTCATGGCGGCACCCACGTACTCCGCGGGAAGCCACTTCCAAGATACCGCAGAGACAGCCATACAGCTCTAG
- a CDS encoding phosphoribosylglycinamide formyltransferase: protein MNRLRVGVLASGRGSNLQAILDSARRGDIDVEVVVVVSDVADAVALERARAAGVPALHVPPGRFRTKLTPEAEEEYASTLGRHGAEVVALAGFMRILHSGFLDRFPGRVVNIHPSLLPAFPGLNAQRQALEYGVRWSGATVHFVDAGVDAGPVILQAAVPVLPEDSAESLAERILREEHRIYPEALQLIAERRLAVEGRRVRILPRGGGSAP, encoded by the coding sequence GTGAACAGACTCAGAGTGGGAGTCCTCGCCTCAGGCAGAGGATCGAACCTCCAGGCGATCCTGGACAGCGCGCGGCGCGGGGACATCGACGTCGAGGTCGTCGTCGTGGTGAGCGACGTCGCGGACGCCGTGGCGCTCGAGCGCGCCAGAGCGGCCGGCGTGCCGGCGCTCCACGTTCCGCCGGGGCGCTTCAGGACGAAGCTCACGCCCGAGGCCGAGGAGGAGTACGCGAGCACCCTCGGGCGCCACGGCGCGGAGGTCGTCGCGCTCGCGGGGTTCATGCGGATCCTCCATTCGGGCTTCCTGGACCGGTTCCCCGGACGCGTGGTGAACATCCACCCGTCGCTTCTGCCTGCCTTCCCGGGCCTGAACGCCCAGAGGCAGGCGCTCGAGTACGGCGTCCGCTGGTCGGGGGCGACCGTGCACTTCGTGGACGCGGGCGTGGATGCCGGGCCGGTGATCCTGCAGGCGGCGGTGCCGGTGCTGCCCGAGGACTCGGCTGAGTCGCTGGCCGAGCGCATCCTCCGGGAGGAGCACCGGATCTACCCCGAGGCGCTCCAGCTCATCGCCGAACGCCGGCTCGCGGTCGAAGGCAGGCGCGTGAGGATCCTGCCCCGCGGCGGGGGGAGCGCCCCGTGA
- a CDS encoding insulinase family protein, which yields MNGIAPVRAVLSNGLVVLAAVERSSPLAAVLLLYRCGSRDEPPGKTGLAHLVEHMMFRGTAAFPAGAVDAVTGRLGGMNNAVTTPDTTAYYFVLPDGHWRDVLAIEADRMAGCVLDRESLEMERRVAVEERKMLDDDPESALDETVSELVYDTHPYRNPVIGRRQDIESLTLEDVAGFYRTHYTPANAVLVVAGDVDPARVVDEAERAFGSLPSSRPATTAVAPEPPQRGPRRAVVRTSVRTKEIVLAYRCPPAAAEDSGAAELLPALLATGRSSRLWRALVAGSGVAADVSAARILSRDPGLLTISATLHRGVDLRRAEDAMLRELDAMLRTGIPEGELAKAANLVRVDLMVSLETCLGLAGALGFWECLGGWELGVEFERSIERCRAADVLAAMERYLNAESRTSVWLRHG from the coding sequence GTGAACGGCATCGCCCCCGTGAGGGCCGTTCTGTCGAACGGCCTCGTCGTCCTTGCCGCGGTCGAGCGGAGTTCTCCGCTCGCGGCCGTGCTGCTTCTCTACCGGTGCGGTTCGCGCGACGAGCCTCCCGGGAAGACGGGGCTCGCTCACCTGGTCGAGCACATGATGTTCCGCGGCACGGCGGCGTTCCCCGCCGGGGCCGTGGATGCCGTCACAGGGCGCCTGGGCGGCATGAACAACGCCGTCACGACGCCGGACACCACGGCCTACTACTTCGTGCTGCCCGACGGGCACTGGCGGGACGTGCTGGCCATCGAGGCCGACCGCATGGCCGGCTGCGTCCTCGACCGCGAGTCGCTCGAGATGGAGCGCCGCGTGGCGGTCGAGGAGCGGAAGATGCTCGACGACGACCCGGAGTCCGCGCTCGACGAGACCGTCTCCGAGCTCGTGTACGACACGCACCCCTACAGGAACCCCGTGATCGGCCGGCGACAGGACATCGAGTCGCTGACGCTCGAGGACGTCGCCGGGTTCTACAGGACGCACTACACGCCGGCGAACGCCGTGCTCGTGGTCGCCGGAGACGTGGACCCGGCGCGCGTCGTGGACGAAGCCGAGCGCGCGTTCGGGTCGCTGCCGTCGTCGCGGCCGGCGACGACGGCGGTCGCGCCGGAGCCCCCGCAGCGCGGGCCCCGGCGCGCCGTCGTGAGGACGAGCGTCAGGACGAAGGAGATCGTCCTCGCCTACCGCTGCCCGCCCGCGGCGGCCGAGGACTCCGGCGCCGCGGAGCTCCTGCCCGCCCTTCTGGCGACGGGACGGAGCTCGCGGCTATGGCGCGCGCTCGTCGCCGGGAGCGGTGTCGCCGCCGACGTGTCGGCCGCCCGGATCCTGAGCAGGGACCCGGGGCTGCTCACGATCTCGGCGACGCTCCACCGCGGCGTGGACCTCCGGCGCGCGGAGGACGCGATGCTGCGCGAACTGGACGCGATGCTGCGCACGGGGATCCCCGAGGGCGAGCTCGCGAAGGCGGCGAACCTCGTCCGCGTGGACCTCATGGTGTCGCTGGAGACGTGCCTCGGGCTGGCCGGCGCGCTCGGCTTCTGGGAGTGCCTCGGCGGCTGGGAGCTCGGGGTCGAGTTCGAGCGCTCCATCGAGCGGTGCCGCGCGGCCGACGTGCTCGCCGCGATGGAACGGTATCTCAACGCCGAATCGAGGACCTCCGTGTGGCTGCGTCACGGATAG
- the add gene encoding adenosine deaminase, with the protein MLASDLHVHLDGSLRASTLVELARAQGAWPNGARGDEYAARLRFRDGMSLRGCLERFEATVALLQSAGALGRAARELVEDSHLDGARHIEVRVCPPLHTRGGLSADQVVGSVLSGFESGAAGVAAASPGDSVSARIVVTVLEGMGADEAEALAALAARHAGGVVGLDLAGDESLFDAARYRRAFARARDAGLGLAAHAGEGRDASHVRVAVMELGVLRIGHGTAASRDPEVLSLLAERGVTVEACLSSNVHTGAVATIEDHPLRTFLRSGVRVALATDNRFFSSTTLSREYDLARERLGLTEAHVASLVGDSARAAFLPDEERRGLERLYLSSIGRDAP; encoded by the coding sequence ATGCTTGCCTCCGACCTCCACGTGCACCTCGACGGCTCCCTCAGGGCGTCCACGCTCGTCGAGCTGGCCCGAGCCCAGGGCGCCTGGCCGAACGGGGCGCGAGGCGACGAGTACGCGGCGCGTCTGCGCTTCCGGGACGGCATGTCGCTCCGCGGATGTCTCGAACGATTCGAGGCGACGGTCGCCCTTCTCCAGTCCGCGGGCGCGCTCGGGCGCGCGGCTCGGGAACTTGTCGAGGACTCGCACCTCGACGGGGCGCGCCACATCGAGGTGCGGGTCTGCCCGCCGCTGCACACGAGGGGCGGGCTCTCCGCCGATCAGGTGGTCGGAAGCGTGCTCTCGGGTTTCGAGAGCGGCGCGGCGGGCGTCGCCGCGGCCTCGCCGGGCGACAGCGTGTCGGCGCGCATCGTCGTGACGGTCCTCGAGGGGATGGGCGCCGACGAGGCCGAGGCGCTCGCCGCCCTCGCGGCCCGGCACGCGGGCGGCGTCGTGGGGCTGGACCTTGCCGGCGACGAGTCGCTCTTCGACGCGGCGCGCTACCGTCGCGCGTTCGCGAGGGCGCGGGACGCGGGGCTCGGGCTTGCCGCGCACGCGGGCGAGGGACGCGACGCCTCGCACGTCAGGGTCGCGGTGATGGAGCTCGGCGTGCTGCGGATCGGTCACGGCACGGCGGCTTCGCGCGACCCGGAGGTCCTCTCGCTTCTCGCCGAGCGCGGCGTGACCGTCGAGGCGTGCCTGTCGAGCAACGTCCACACGGGCGCGGTCGCGACGATCGAGGACCATCCGCTCAGGACGTTTCTCCGAAGCGGCGTGCGCGTCGCCCTCGCCACGGACAACCGCTTCTTCTCGTCGACGACGCTGAGCCGCGAGTACGACCTCGCGAGGGAGCGCCTCGGCCTTACGGAAGCCCACGTGGCATCGCTCGTCGGAGACAGCGCGAGGGCGGCGTTCCTGCCGGACGAGGAGAGGCGTGGGCTTGAGCGTCTGTACCTGTCGAGCATCGGGAGAGATGCGCCGTGA
- the secA gene encoding preprotein translocase subunit SecA, whose protein sequence is MFDNLLKQLFGSRVDREMRRLGPDVDRINGIWESYRGLSDEALAAKTTEFRERLAAGETPDDLMHEAFAAAKEACSRLMGKTWDVVGLPTTWEMVPFDVQLMGAIVLHRGGIAEMATGEGKTLVATMPLYLNALSGKGAHLVTVNDYLARRDAEWMGKVYETLGLSVGCIQTLMTPEERRVQYAADITYGTNNEFGFDYLRDNMAVRLEDRVQRGHNYAIVDEVDSVLIDEARTPLIISGVVEQSTHMFDRLKPPVERLVRRQAQVVNSILDEAEKLTADPGTRREGLVKLVQASRGAPKHRRLMRLYEDPSLKTEVQRVETELMRDKLLTELDEDLLFAMDERGRNASLTEKGRDLLSPEERNLLVLPDLSEQLAAVDADGGLSDAEKAQRKNELHMAYAQTGERIHNVQALLKAYSLFEKNVDYVVQDGKVLIVDEFTGRLMPGRRWSDGLHQAVEAKEGVEIERETQTLATITLQNYFRMYGRLAGMTGTAETEEEEFGKIYTLSVHVVPTNEPVRRVDYDDRIYRTRREKFAAVLDEIARLHERKQPVLVGTVTVEVSEVISRMLKARRIEHSVLNARHHQREAEIVAAAGRAGAVTIATNMAGRGTDIKLGPGVLRCEKCCVKCVERDCARCDKDHDMTDECLADMPCGLRIVGTERHESRRIDRQLRGRSGRQGDPGSSQFFIALEDDLMRIFGSERIARVMTTLGVREGDVIEHPLVTKAIERAQKRVELHNFDIRKHLLEYDDVMNQQRTVIYAQRLNTLEGGDLSGEVAEICRDIVERKVRARTDGRELPEQWDLEGLRDDLRRVFLVDIDFRDADASALRSEALVGHLQDIVATAYARREADLTPEIMRRLERIVFLQVIDRHWRDHLYELDRLKEGIGLRAYGQKDPLLEYKSEAFSMFMDLVESIQEDAVQLIFRAQVAPVAEAQQRVTGAQAHHPDARRAAAPPAGQRPSTTPLPEFAPGVPSGGRPAQRDFGAPPPRRARSEEGAEDEGPRPEPVRRAERVGRNDPCPCGSGRKYKKCCGRDQ, encoded by the coding sequence ATGTTCGACAACCTCCTCAAGCAGCTCTTCGGCTCGCGTGTCGACCGCGAGATGCGCAGGCTCGGCCCGGACGTCGACCGGATCAACGGGATCTGGGAGTCCTATCGGGGGCTGTCGGACGAGGCCCTCGCGGCGAAGACGACCGAGTTCCGGGAGCGCCTCGCGGCGGGCGAGACCCCGGACGATCTCATGCACGAGGCCTTCGCGGCGGCGAAGGAGGCCTGCAGCAGGCTCATGGGCAAGACCTGGGACGTTGTGGGGCTCCCCACCACCTGGGAGATGGTGCCCTTCGACGTCCAGCTCATGGGCGCCATCGTGCTCCACCGCGGCGGCATCGCCGAGATGGCCACCGGCGAGGGGAAGACGCTCGTCGCCACGATGCCCCTCTACCTGAACGCGCTGTCAGGAAAGGGCGCCCACCTCGTCACCGTCAACGACTACCTCGCCAGGCGCGACGCCGAGTGGATGGGGAAGGTCTACGAGACGCTCGGTCTCTCGGTAGGCTGCATCCAGACCCTCATGACGCCCGAGGAGCGGCGCGTGCAGTACGCCGCCGACATCACCTACGGCACGAACAACGAGTTCGGCTTCGACTACCTGCGCGACAACATGGCCGTGCGGCTCGAGGACCGGGTGCAGCGCGGCCACAACTACGCCATCGTGGACGAGGTGGACAGCGTCCTCATTGACGAGGCGCGGACGCCCCTCATCATCTCCGGGGTCGTCGAGCAGTCCACGCACATGTTCGACCGGCTCAAGCCGCCCGTCGAGCGGCTGGTGCGCAGGCAGGCGCAGGTCGTGAACTCGATCCTCGACGAGGCCGAGAAGCTCACGGCCGACCCCGGCACGCGACGCGAGGGGCTTGTCAAGCTCGTGCAGGCGTCGCGCGGCGCGCCGAAGCACCGGCGGCTCATGCGGCTCTACGAGGACCCCTCGCTCAAGACCGAGGTCCAGCGCGTCGAGACCGAGCTCATGCGGGACAAGCTCCTCACCGAGCTCGACGAGGACCTCCTCTTCGCGATGGACGAGCGCGGCCGCAACGCGTCCCTCACGGAGAAGGGCCGCGACCTGCTCTCGCCCGAGGAGCGGAACCTGCTCGTCCTGCCCGACCTCTCGGAGCAGCTCGCGGCGGTGGACGCGGACGGCGGCCTGAGCGACGCCGAGAAGGCGCAGCGCAAGAACGAGCTGCACATGGCGTACGCGCAGACGGGGGAGCGCATCCACAACGTGCAGGCGCTCCTCAAGGCGTACTCGCTGTTCGAGAAGAACGTGGACTACGTCGTGCAGGACGGGAAGGTCCTCATCGTCGACGAGTTCACCGGGCGGCTCATGCCGGGGCGGCGCTGGTCCGACGGGCTCCACCAGGCGGTCGAGGCCAAGGAGGGGGTCGAGATCGAGCGCGAGACGCAGACGCTCGCGACGATCACGCTCCAGAACTACTTCCGCATGTACGGCAGGCTCGCGGGGATGACCGGCACCGCCGAGACCGAGGAGGAGGAGTTCGGGAAGATCTACACCCTCTCGGTCCACGTGGTGCCGACCAACGAGCCCGTCCGGCGCGTGGACTACGACGACCGCATCTACAGGACGCGGCGCGAGAAGTTCGCGGCGGTCCTCGACGAGATCGCGAGGCTCCACGAGCGGAAGCAGCCGGTGCTCGTGGGCACGGTGACCGTCGAGGTCTCCGAGGTCATCTCGCGCATGCTCAAGGCGCGGCGGATCGAGCACAGCGTCCTGAACGCGCGGCACCACCAGCGTGAGGCCGAGATCGTCGCCGCGGCGGGCCGCGCCGGCGCCGTGACGATCGCGACGAACATGGCGGGCCGAGGCACCGACATCAAGCTCGGCCCGGGCGTCCTCAGGTGCGAGAAGTGCTGCGTCAAGTGCGTCGAGAGGGACTGCGCGCGGTGCGACAAGGACCACGACATGACCGACGAGTGCCTCGCCGACATGCCGTGCGGCCTCAGGATCGTCGGCACGGAGCGGCACGAGTCGAGGCGCATCGACCGGCAGCTCAGGGGCCGCAGCGGGCGCCAGGGCGACCCGGGGTCCTCGCAGTTCTTCATCGCGCTCGAGGACGACCTCATGCGCATCTTCGGGTCCGAGCGCATCGCCCGTGTCATGACGACGCTCGGCGTGAGGGAGGGCGACGTCATCGAGCACCCGCTCGTGACGAAGGCGATCGAGCGCGCGCAGAAGCGGGTCGAGCTCCACAACTTCGACATCCGCAAGCACCTGCTCGAGTACGACGACGTCATGAACCAGCAGCGGACCGTGATCTACGCCCAGCGCCTCAACACGCTCGAGGGCGGCGACCTGTCTGGCGAGGTGGCGGAGATCTGCCGCGACATCGTCGAGCGGAAGGTGCGCGCGCGCACGGACGGGCGCGAGCTGCCCGAGCAGTGGGACCTCGAGGGGCTCAGGGACGACCTGCGCCGCGTCTTTCTCGTCGACATCGACTTCAGGGACGCCGACGCCTCGGCGCTGCGGAGCGAGGCGCTCGTCGGGCACCTGCAGGACATCGTCGCGACGGCGTACGCGCGGCGCGAGGCCGATCTCACTCCCGAGATCATGCGCCGCCTCGAGCGCATCGTGTTCCTGCAGGTCATCGACCGGCACTGGCGCGACCACCTCTACGAGCTCGACCGGCTCAAGGAAGGCATCGGCCTTCGGGCGTACGGCCAGAAGGACCCGCTCCTCGAGTACAAGTCCGAGGCGTTCAGCATGTTCATGGACCTCGTCGAGTCCATCCAGGAGGACGCGGTCCAGCTCATCTTCCGCGCGCAGGTAGCACCCGTGGCCGAGGCGCAGCAGCGCGTGACGGGCGCACAGGCGCACCACCCGGACGCCCGCCGCGCGGCCGCGCCGCCGGCCGGCCAGCGGCCCTCGACGACGCCGCTGCCCGAGTTCGCGCCCGGCGTCCCGTCGGGCGGTCGCCCCGCGCAGCGCGACTTCGGCGCGCCGCCGCCGCGCCGCGCGCGCTCCGAGGAGGGCGCCGAGGACGAGGGGCCGAGGCCGGAGCCGGTCAGGAGAGCCGAGAGGGTGGGGCGCAACGATCCGTGCCCCTGCGGAAGCGGGAGGAAGTACAAGAAGTGCTGCGGCCGCGACCAGTAG